DNA sequence from the Bradyrhizobium sp. CIAT3101 genome:
CGTCATGGACGAGGGCGATTCCAAGTAGACGGCCCGTGTCTTTGCGCTGATTTTCGCGGCCAATTCTGACGGCTTGGTTGGACAGAAATACTCCGCCTTGATTTGCAGCCTGGCAAGAACATTGTCCGCGAAGGCTCTCACAGGCGCGTAGACGCCATCGCTGATCAGAACCGAATCGCCCGCCTTCAGGCACGCAAGCAGCGAGTGACTACAAGCCGATTGCCCGGATGGGAAAAGAATCGAACGGTAGCCGCCCTCTAACTTACAGATCGCGGTCTCCAGAGCACGCGACAGGGGCGTACCGAAGCGACCGTAGCTGGGATTGTCTTTGTTCCGGATGTCCCATTCCTCTAAGGTCTCCGATACGATGGTAGATCCGCGATAGATCGGCACATTCACCATCCCAGCATGTTCTGCCGGCGCACGGCCGAGCCGACATAGTAGAGTTTCGGTGTCTCTTACGTCCTTTTCGTCCTGCAAATACTTCATGACAACTTCTCTTCAATCGCACTGCCTTCCCGCTCGCGCCACGTTGCCAGGCTGCGGGGCCACCTGCCTGCTTCGGCTGCATTGGTGCAACAACGATGCCAACCTCGAGCAATGCGACTGCGACCTCATCCGTGACTCCTCTTGAACGGTGATTTGCCGTATTCAATGCGACTTTGACCCCCGCTGACATTTACGAGCAGCATGCTCAGCCGCGCTGACTTCTGCGATTACTTTTGGTTTTGCAATTCAGCTCGCCCACATCGAGATCGGCTTTCGTTGTAAGGAGTGAGACATTTTCCGATCATGATCGAAAGGTCTTGAAACGAACGTAAGGTCAAGTTGTAAACTACCAAAACTGGGGAGGCATCGGGGCCTTCGACAGCTCGCGAACGAGGATTGTGAATGTCTCAAACGCAAATGTTTGCGCCACGACCATCCGTCACGCCCCCCGATCAGCTCCGGCAAGACGCGCGCAAATACCTGCGTGTGCCTGCTGGAGAACAACGGCAATGCCCCTTCGTTCGAGGCGTGACCAGGCTCCAGACGGACATTCTTGCGAGCAGCCATCGCCGAACAGGTGTGGCTGAGGTCTATGCCAATAGCTTACCGCGCAGTATCGCCGAGATTCCGGAACTCGGCCATGACTGCTCGCAGCAGTTAAACAGCACCCGAGTTGGGCGCCCTTCTCTGCGTGATCATCAGAGAGCACACATCCGACTGGTGCACCGTTCGCAATGCATGACACACCCTATGCAAGTTGCAGCTTTGCGTTTGGTTTCGTGCAACTGTTCGGATCGGACTCTAAAATCGGGTTAAGCTCCGCGCTGACCGGCTCTGGCGAGACAAGGTCGGCCTGCTGACGCGCAAGCTCATGCGCATGTCCCGGAGTGTTCACCCAGATAGGATCATAGCCATGCTCAAAACCCATGCCCTTCGACGGAGCGACCACATGTCAGACGCAAGGCTGCTAAGCGCACTCTCATCTCTTTCGCACGTGGCAAAGCAGTTAGAAGTTCCGCCACCTGCTCTCCCCGCGCTTGACGCAACTTGCGTCAAACTCAACATGAATGAGAACCCGTTTCCACTGCCGCCAGTTGTCAAGAAAAGCGCGATTGCAGCGTTTGAGCGGCATTATTTATACCCGGAAGATGACAATGTAGGCTTAAGAGAGGCTGCCGCCTCTGCTTACGGGCTTTCCGCCGAACAGGTGATCGCGGGGAACGGATCGTCCGAACTTCTCGGCATCATCTACAAAGCGTTCCTCGCTCCAGGTGACGCCGTAGCGATGATGTCGCCCGGATTTTCGTTCAACCGCAAGCTCGCGATGTTGCACGAGGCCCAATTTCTGGAGATTGGGTGGGGTCAGGATCACTCCTTGCCGACGCAGCAACTGCTTTCCGGCCCCGTTCGCGATGCCAAATTTATCGTGCTAGCCAATCCGAACAATCCGACGGGAACGTTTATTGCGATCGCCGAAATCGAAAGGCTCGTAGCGCAATCTGATCGACTGATCGTCCTT
Encoded proteins:
- a CDS encoding histidinol-phosphate transaminase; protein product: MSDARLLSALSSLSHVAKQLEVPPPALPALDATCVKLNMNENPFPLPPVVKKSAIAAFERHYLYPEDDNVGLREAAASAYGLSAEQVIAGNGSSELLGIIYKAFLAPGDAVAMMSPGFSFNRKLAMLHEAQFLEIGWGQDHSLPTQQLLSGPVRDAKFIVLANPNNPTGTFIAIAEIERLVAQSDRLIVLDEAYVDFAPDNGLRLVNRYSNVLLLRTFSKSYATAGLRIGFGFGHPELIGRLRTMQNLFNMNVIGHAVGMSIIEHRDAFEENHQYVVRERERTSVALSALGFTALPSHANFLLARVPEGHDGAWWQAALQRRNALVAFFPESGLENFIRISIGTEGQMDALLSTVSDILSSPN